A stretch of Paenibacillus mucilaginosus 3016 DNA encodes these proteins:
- a CDS encoding cellulase family glycosylhydrolase translates to MAAIVLMLLFTTLWTGSTASAATDYRGVNWADARDNYVSGWVIPSGLTASESYASAAAIADKVIGGFQTNLGANTVRMPINEPSVLESWWGAYTGAIDKALARNMKVILCYWPWHNGKPDDMNRFYSMWQTVIAKYGTNANVYFEIMNEPYGYSQTDWLNVAAAWLGKFPNVPRGRVLVSGTGYSDTVVAAGNDSRFKDCLLSQHIYWYWHTDKVTEQAWKDELVRRVGSHHGRTIVTEYGADMTTGINYNGPIGGNPRIAFMYGVPNKMRELGMGSVYWPGLRDGDTYSIQTRSGTGSNITLSTTNTSGRVQVRWAWGL, encoded by the coding sequence TTGGCCGCCATCGTTCTTATGCTTCTATTTACTACCCTGTGGACGGGCTCCACGGCTTCGGCAGCCACGGATTACCGGGGCGTCAACTGGGCGGATGCCCGGGACAATTATGTGAGCGGCTGGGTCATTCCCTCCGGCTTAACGGCTTCGGAGTCCTACGCCAGCGCCGCCGCCATCGCCGACAAGGTGATCGGCGGATTTCAGACGAATCTCGGAGCCAACACCGTGCGCATGCCGATCAATGAACCCAGTGTGCTCGAATCGTGGTGGGGAGCTTACACGGGGGCCATCGATAAGGCGCTTGCCAGGAACATGAAGGTCATCCTGTGTTATTGGCCGTGGCATAACGGCAAGCCGGATGACATGAACCGGTTCTATTCCATGTGGCAGACCGTGATAGCCAAATACGGGACGAATGCCAATGTGTATTTTGAAATCATGAATGAACCTTACGGCTACAGCCAGACCGACTGGCTGAACGTGGCTGCGGCTTGGCTCGGCAAGTTCCCGAACGTTCCGAGAGGCAGGGTGCTGGTAAGCGGTACCGGTTACAGCGACACCGTCGTCGCGGCCGGCAATGACAGCCGCTTCAAGGACTGCTTATTGTCCCAGCACATCTATTGGTACTGGCACACGGATAAGGTGACGGAGCAGGCATGGAAGGATGAGCTGGTCCGACGAGTAGGCAGTCACCATGGACGCACGATCGTGACCGAATATGGCGCGGATATGACGACAGGGATCAATTACAACGGTCCGATCGGCGGCAATCCCCGCATCGCATTCATGTATGGTGTACCCAATAAAATGCGGGAGCTGGGCATGGGGAGCGTGTACTGGCCGGGTCTTAGAGACGGCGATACGTACAGCATTCAAACCCGGTCCGGTACAGGCTCCAATATTACGCTGAGCACCACGAACACCTCCGGAAGGGTTCAGGTTCGATGGGCCTGGGGATTGTAG
- a CDS encoding LacI family DNA-binding transcriptional regulator has protein sequence MKNITIYDIAKEAEVSVSTVSRVLNNTAPVKASTKDTIMKVIEKYKFQPNALARSLIKKETGTIAMIVPDMTNPFFPEVFWGSENEGREKGYTFFLCNSAGEYSRESEYLSILLERRVEGLIFIGGRINLADCPPELIREVTEAAEAIPVVLVNGNLSKGSLHRVYTDEAAGAALAAQHLIDLGHKEIAFVGGLDYMTTTMQKVKAVKKKLKEHGLSLRSDWVHYGEFSITAGRELMNRLLNGEQRPTAVICVNDFTAIGAMKAAIERGLKIPEDLSIVGFDDSPLSTAVIPELTTVTQNAYELGRLAVERIYQIIHGKPAKRSTVLQPELVIRQSTGRAPQKNGD, from the coding sequence ATGAAGAACATAACCATATACGATATCGCGAAAGAAGCGGAGGTGTCGGTTTCGACCGTTTCGCGGGTGCTCAACAATACGGCTCCCGTCAAGGCCAGCACGAAAGACACCATCATGAAGGTGATCGAAAAGTACAAGTTTCAGCCCAATGCCCTGGCCAGAAGCTTAATCAAAAAGGAAACCGGCACGATTGCGATGATCGTTCCGGATATGACGAACCCCTTCTTCCCTGAAGTATTCTGGGGATCGGAGAACGAGGGGAGAGAGAAGGGCTATACCTTTTTCCTCTGCAACTCGGCCGGGGAATACAGCAGGGAATCCGAGTATTTGTCCATCCTGCTCGAGAGGAGGGTGGAGGGCCTTATTTTTATCGGGGGCCGCATCAATCTGGCGGACTGCCCGCCGGAGTTAATCCGGGAAGTGACGGAAGCGGCCGAAGCCATACCGGTTGTGCTCGTGAACGGAAATCTCTCCAAGGGCAGCCTGCACCGGGTATACACCGATGAGGCGGCCGGAGCCGCTCTGGCAGCGCAGCATTTGATTGATCTGGGACACAAGGAGATTGCGTTTGTCGGCGGGCTGGATTATATGACGACGACGATGCAGAAAGTGAAGGCCGTGAAGAAAAAGCTGAAGGAGCACGGACTTTCGCTGCGCAGTGACTGGGTTCACTACGGCGAATTCTCCATCACGGCGGGCCGGGAGCTCATGAACCGCCTGCTGAACGGGGAGCAGCGGCCAACGGCGGTCATCTGTGTTAATGATTTTACGGCCATCGGGGCCATGAAGGCGGCGATCGAACGCGGGCTGAAGATTCCGGAGGATCTCTCCATCGTCGGCTTTGACGATTCGCCCTTGTCCACCGCCGTCATTCCGGAGCTGACCACCGTGACGCAGAACGCCTATGAGCTCGGCAGACTGGCTGTCGAACGGATCTACCAGATCATTCATGGCAAGCCGGCGAAGCGCAGCACCGTTCTGCAGCCGGAACTCGTTATCCGGCAGAGCACCGGCAGGGCGCCGCAGAAAAATGGCGATTGA